The genomic window ACGGAACCAGCACCTCGGCGACCGGATCACCGGCCGCCCCGGCCGCCAGCCGCGCCTTGGACTCGAACGGCAGCTCTTCCTTGCACAGATGGGCCATGTGCTGGCCCTCGAAATAATAGGTGCGGTCCTCTGCGATCTCCGCGACCGGCGTCAGGTCGCCGGCGATGATCTTGTCCAGATCGACCGGCAGGCTGCGCACGCCCGTCGCGCTATAGGTCGTGTCCATCAGGAAGGCCGACAGGTCGTCGACGTTGAAGGTGCGCCCATCCTTGCCCGTCACCGGACCGGCCAGCCATTTGCGCGCCTCGGCCTCGAACCGCGCCTGAAGGTCCGGATGCTGCGCCGCGCAGGCCGCCTGGGCCGCGCATTTGGCCAGGATGATCCTCACCGCCGCCGAGACCTGTTCGGGCGTGCCGACGGCCCAGCTGCCCTCGGGCGGCCAGGGGCTGTCCATCACGGCGGCGCGCACGATCTGGGGCTGGTGGGTGATCACCGCCGCCTCGATGCGCGGCCCGTACGATCCGCCCCACAGGTCGATCTTGGCCAGACCCAGGGCCTGGGCCATGTCCTTCACATCGTCGGCGATGGCGGCGGCGTTGTACTGGTTCAGGTCGATCCCTTGCGCCTGATAGCCCTTCAGACAGGCGATCAGCCCGTCGCGATCCTTGTCGGACGGCGGCCCCGCATCGGTCAGTTCGACGCCCGGACAGTCCATCGACGGGTTGCTCGCCCCGCCGCCCCGCTGGTCGAACAGGATGACGTCCTGATCCACCGCAAAGGCTTCCGGGTTGCGACGCAGCGCCGCCAGCATCCGCCCCGCCCCAGGCGTCAGGGCCCCGCCCGGCCCGCCGTGGAACATCACCATCGGCGGCAGCGCCTGGCCCGAGGCGTCCTTGTACGGCGCGCTGGCCTTGAAGATGACCACCGCGATGTCGATGCGCCGGTCGCTGACCGAGCCGTCGCGCGCCTCGTCCACGGTCAGGGTCCCGCACCGCACCTCGCGCAGCCCTGTCGGCCAATCACTGGGACAGGCCTTGTCGGTGAAGACGGGGGCCGCCGCTCGCGCAGGCGGCGCCAGACCGATCAGGCCGGCCGCAAACGCCATCACGGCCAGGGTGCGCAGGATCATGGGACGAAGGCTCCGGTTCGCCCCCAGCAAACCCCCGCCCGCCCCGCTTGGCAACGCCTATTCGAACAGGTCGCCCGGCACCGGTCCGGCGGCGGGTTGCGCCGGCGCGCTGAGGCCGAGATGCGCATAGGCCTTGGCGCAGGCCATGCGGCCGCGCGGGGTGCGCATGATGAAGCCCTGTTGCAGCAGATAGGGTTCGATCACGTCCTCGACCGCGTCGCGCGCCTCGGCGATGGCGGCCGCCAGGGTGTCCATCCCGACCGGCCCGCCGCCATAGTTCTCGATCAACGCCTTCAGGAAGCGCCGGTCCAGGCTGTCCAGCCCGGCCTCGTCCACCTCCAGTCGCGCCAGCGCCCGCGCCGCCACCAGCTTGGAGATCGTCTCCGCCCCTTCGGCCGAGGCGAAATCCCGCACCCGGCGCAGCAGGCGCCCGGCGATGCGCGGCGTGCCCCGCGCCCGCGACGCGATCTCGCGCGCGCCCGCCTCGTCGATGGCTGCGCCCATCTTGCGCGCCGTGCCGCGCACCACCGCCGTCAGTTCGTCGGGGGTGTAGAACTCCAGTCGCAGCGGAATGCCGAACCGGTCCCTGAGCGGCGTAGCCAACAGGCCCGCCCGCGTCGTCGCCCCCACCAGGGTGAACGGCGCCAGGTCGATCCGCACCGAACGCGCCGACGGCCCCTCGCCGATGATCAGGTCCAGCACATGATCCTCCATGGCCGGATACAGGATCTCCTCGACCTGAGGGCTTAAGCGATGGATCTCGTCGATGAACAGGACGTCGCGCGGCTCGAGGTTGGTCAGGATCGCCGCCAGGTCGCCCGCCTTGGCCAGGATCGGCCCGGAGGTCGCCCGGAACCCCACGCCCAGCTCGCGCGACACGATCTGCGCCAGCGTCGTCTTGCCCAGTCCCGGCGGTCCGAACAGCAGCACATGGTCCAGCGCCTCGGCCCGCCCGCGCGCCGCATCGATGAAGACCTTCAGATTGCCCTTGGCTTGGGACTGGCCGACGAACTCCGACAACGTCTGCGGCCGCAGCGCGCGATCGAAGGATTCGCCGGTCTCGGCCTCGGGGGAGATGACGCGGGTCATACGGAAATCCAGACGTGAGTCGTGAATCGTGACGCGTAAATCATGTCCGTGAGAGACTTCGCGCTCGACTCACGAATCACGACTCCCCCATCACGCCCCCTCACCGCCCCAACTCCTGCAGCGCCGCGCGGATCACCGCCGACAGCTCCGCCTCTTCGCCCAGACGGATCAAAGCCTGATCCACGGCCCGGCGCGCATTGACCTCGGCGACGCCCAGTCCAAGCAGGGCCGACACGGCCTCGCCGGTGATGGACGGAACGGGCGGTGCGATCTCGACGTGCATGCCAGGTGCGACAGGCGCAAAACTGACGTCACCCAAGGGCTTGCCCTTCAGCTCGGTCACGATCCGCAGCGCCAGCTTCGGTCCCACCCCGTTGGCCCGCGCCACCGCCGCCTTGTCCTCGCGCGCCACCGCCGACGCCAGTTCGCCAGGCGGCAGAACGTCCAGCACCGCCAGCGCCGCCTTGGGCCCCACGCCCTGAATGGCCAGCAGGGTCGTGAAGGCCCGCCGCTCGTCGCGCGTCAGAAATCCATACAGGCGCGGCCCCGCATCCTCGCTCCACTGGGAATGGACATGCACCGTCGCCTCGTCGCCCGGCGCCGGCAGTCGCCCCAGCGTCCGCGCCCCGCACGACACGACATAGCCCACGCCGGCGCAGTCGATCAGGCATTCCGCCTCGCCGACCTCGGCCAGCACGCCTCTCAACCGCCCGATCACGCCGCCCCCCGGTGCATCGCTTCCAGCAGGGACCGCTTCCTGAGCTGCGCATGGGTGATCGCAACCGCCAGGGCGTCGGCCGCATCCGCCTTCACGTCGCCCGCGGTCGGCAGCAGCCGTTTGACCATGAAGGCGATCTGGCTCTTGTCCGCATGGCCTGCGCCCACCACCGCCTTTTTGATCAGGTTCGGCGAATATTCCGCCACCGTCAGGCCCGCCTTGGCCGGCGCCAGCATCACCGCCGCCCGCGCATGACCCAGCTTCAGCGTCGAGGACGGGTTCACATTGACGAACACTTCTTCCACCGCCGCCTCCTCGCAGCCGTGGTCGGCGCAGATCGTTCCCAGCGCCTCGAAAAGATGCAGCAGACGCTCGCTGAACGGCGCGGTCTCGGGCGGGGCCACCACCCCGTGCGCCACCCACCTCAGGCGCGCGCCATCCGACACGACGACCCCCCAGCCGGTGCGTCGCAGACCGGGGTCCAGGCCGATGATTCTGACAGGTTCGTTCGCCATCCGTTCCCCTCATGCCGCAAAGAGGGTTATCGGGCAATGAACGGTTTCAGTCGTCGCGCGGGTCCAGGCTGTAGGCGACCACGCCCGGTATGGCGCACAGCTGTTCCGCCAGCCGCTTCAGCTGGCTTTCCTCGGCAGCCTTCAATCGCCAAGTCCGTCGAACGGTCTGTCCATCGATCAGCTCGAACCGGTCGTGTCGCGCGTCCGCATCGATGGCTTTCAGCGCCGCCTCGATCGCCGGCTCCGGAGACGCCTCGCGCCGTTCCCAGCACACTTCTGCGTCCACCACCGTGCGCGCCGGCAAACGCCCATTGATCAGCCTCAAGCCGATCAGAATCAGCGCCGTGACCGCCGTCGCCGCCGTCCCCAGCGCATAGAGGCCTGCCCCGAACAGAATGCCGATCGCCGAGTTGATCCACAGCGACGCCGCCGTGGTCAGCCCGTGGATCGAAAACCCGGTGCGGAAGATCACGCCTGCGCACAAGAACCCGATCCCCGTCAGCACGCCGTGCGCCATCCGCGTCGGGTCTGTGACGATGTTCTCGTCGGGCAGGGCGCGGAACGCCCAGTCCGCCTGCGACATGGCCGCCAGCATCAGCAGGGCCGACGCCAGGCTCACCAAGATGTGCGTTCTCAGGCCCGCCGCCCGGCCCCGCCATTCGCGCTCGAAGCCGATGACCCCGCCCGCGATCACCGCGCCGAGGATCGGCAGGACGGCGCCTTCCAGACTACCCAGATTCATCCGCGCTCAACGACGGGCCGACCGCGGATGTTCCTTGGACGGACGATGCTGCGACATCGTGGTCGCAGCGGCCGCCTCAGCCGTGCTTTTCGATATAGGTCTCGGGGTCTTTGTTCACCGGCTTGACGCCGGTGATGTACTCGGCCTCGAAGGCGGCGAACTTCACCGCCAGCTCATGGCGCGTCTCGACATCGGCGTTCATGCGGAAGTCGGTCAGCCCCTGCCGCTCTTCCTCGCCCATGTGTTTGGAGTTGACGACGTTCGCCTCGCCCACGGCGTCGAACCAGGCCTTGGTGCCGACCTTGTGCTTTTCGACAGCCTTGACGGCATCGCGCAGCTTGTTGTGGTCCTCGATGGCGTCCTCGGTCTCGCCCTCGACCGTGCCGTCCTCGGCGTCATTGGCGCCCTCGCCCTGCTTCAGCAGCTCGGGATAGAAGAACCGCTCCTCGGCCTCGGCGTGCACATCCAGGAACGCCGACAACCGCGACCAGACGGCGCTCAGCGCATCGGTGTCCTTGGGGTCGATCTGTTCGATGATCGCAAACAGCCGACGCTGTTCGGCATGGTCGTCGAGGATCAGCTGGGTGATGTCCATTGGGGGCTCCAGGCGTAACGGTGAAGCCTCGTTACGCCCGGCGCACGGCCCGGTTCCGTGCGAACGACTCGCGCCCTATTTCGGCTGATGTTCCCGCTGCGGCTCGTCGCCAAGAACCGCAGTTGCGGCGGCGATCAAATCGTTCAGCTCGCCGTGCACAATCGCCCAAACGCGGCTTTCCGCGACGTTCTGATAGACGTGCCGGAAGACGTTGCCGGAATCCTCGATCTGCCGCCAACGGATGTTGGGATGGTCCGACTGTTGCGCGCCCCGAAGACGCCGCGCGGCTTCCGAT from Brevundimonas fontaquae includes these protein-coding regions:
- a CDS encoding alpha/beta hydrolase: MILRTLAVMAFAAGLIGLAPPARAAAPVFTDKACPSDWPTGLREVRCGTLTVDEARDGSVSDRRIDIAVVIFKASAPYKDASGQALPPMVMFHGGPGGALTPGAGRMLAALRRNPEAFAVDQDVILFDQRGGGASNPSMDCPGVELTDAGPPSDKDRDGLIACLKGYQAQGIDLNQYNAAAIADDVKDMAQALGLAKIDLWGGSYGPRIEAAVITHQPQIVRAAVMDSPWPPEGSWAVGTPEQVSAAVRIILAKCAAQAACAAQHPDLQARFEAEARKWLAGPVTGKDGRTFNVDDLSAFLMDTTYSATGVRSLPVDLDKIIAGDLTPVAEIAEDRTYYFEGQHMAHLCKEELPFESKARLAAGAAGDPVAEVLVPSLSRLFDVCAAVGERPALPIENLPVQTDIPTLFVAAEIDPGCPPPLTEAAARGYANSQVVIVTNATHGVINASPCTRKMARDFLRDPSKPVDRTCLPAADTPLDFTLEAPAA
- the ruvB gene encoding Holliday junction branch migration DNA helicase RuvB; its protein translation is MTRVISPEAETGESFDRALRPQTLSEFVGQSQAKGNLKVFIDAARGRAEALDHVLLFGPPGLGKTTLAQIVSRELGVGFRATSGPILAKAGDLAAILTNLEPRDVLFIDEIHRLSPQVEEILYPAMEDHVLDLIIGEGPSARSVRIDLAPFTLVGATTRAGLLATPLRDRFGIPLRLEFYTPDELTAVVRGTARKMGAAIDEAGAREIASRARGTPRIAGRLLRRVRDFASAEGAETISKLVAARALARLEVDEAGLDSLDRRFLKALIENYGGGPVGMDTLAAAIAEARDAVEDVIEPYLLQQGFIMRTPRGRMACAKAYAHLGLSAPAQPAAGPVPGDLFE
- the ruvA gene encoding Holliday junction branch migration protein RuvA; this translates as MIGRLRGVLAEVGEAECLIDCAGVGYVVSCGARTLGRLPAPGDEATVHVHSQWSEDAGPRLYGFLTRDERRAFTTLLAIQGVGPKAALAVLDVLPPGELASAVAREDKAAVARANGVGPKLALRIVTELKGKPLGDVSFAPVAPGMHVEIAPPVPSITGEAVSALLGLGVAEVNARRAVDQALIRLGEEAELSAVIRAALQELGR
- the ruvC gene encoding crossover junction endodeoxyribonuclease RuvC, with the translated sequence MANEPVRIIGLDPGLRRTGWGVVVSDGARLRWVAHGVVAPPETAPFSERLLHLFEALGTICADHGCEEAAVEEVFVNVNPSSTLKLGHARAAVMLAPAKAGLTVAEYSPNLIKKAVVGAGHADKSQIAFMVKRLLPTAGDVKADAADALAVAITHAQLRKRSLLEAMHRGAA
- a CDS encoding MgtC/SapB family protein, encoding MNLGSLEGAVLPILGAVIAGGVIGFEREWRGRAAGLRTHILVSLASALLMLAAMSQADWAFRALPDENIVTDPTRMAHGVLTGIGFLCAGVIFRTGFSIHGLTTAASLWINSAIGILFGAGLYALGTAATAVTALILIGLRLINGRLPARTVVDAEVCWERREASPEPAIEAALKAIDADARHDRFELIDGQTVRRTWRLKAAEESQLKRLAEQLCAIPGVVAYSLDPRDD
- a CDS encoding hemerythrin domain-containing protein — encoded protein: MDITQLILDDHAEQRRLFAIIEQIDPKDTDALSAVWSRLSAFLDVHAEAEERFFYPELLKQGEGANDAEDGTVEGETEDAIEDHNKLRDAVKAVEKHKVGTKAWFDAVGEANVVNSKHMGEEERQGLTDFRMNADVETRHELAVKFAAFEAEYITGVKPVNKDPETYIEKHG
- a CDS encoding HepT-like ribonuclease domain-containing protein produces the protein MPSEPDRKERLAWRAILDNCLLAQSFCETLTAAEFAADRKTFYAVTRCLEIVSEAARRLRGAQQSDHPNIRWRQIEDSGNVFRHVYQNVAESRVWAIVHGELNDLIAAATAVLGDEPQREHQPK